In Cryptomeria japonica chromosome 1, Sugi_1.0, whole genome shotgun sequence, the sequence AGTTTCTCATCTGCAAAGACAGTTTCCTGCAAACTGtgctcctcaaaaaatgatatggaATCCAAAAGTTGAGGCACAACATACAGAAATGCTTCTTGGAAGGAAAAGAATTAGGTGTGTCACCAAAATTAAACAAAATCATACCTTGGGTTTGGATTTCCTTTAACCACTTTTTGGCCATACTTGCGCCATCGATATCCATCATCAAGGATATCAATCTCACTGGTTGTTTGTACCACTACACGTGGTTCACGAATAGCTCTTGATGCTGCAATGATGTCCGCTGCATTGTTCTCTTTCTTCCTGCCATCTTAAACAATCTCATCACTGACTGAAATGATAATATCCTAAAATATTCATAAAGGTTTAACCAATAAGGAAATTACCTGCGCTTTGAATCAGATTCATCTTCATCGGCATTGTCTCCAAGTGATTTACTACCATTTGTACCTTCATCTTCTCCTTCATCATCACTTGCTAGAGTTGAGGAAGGCTCTGGAGTACCTAGTGACTCTAGCTGACTGGAACTTTGTACTTGAGCTGAGGATGGATCTGAGAGGTCGGTTACAACAGAAGTCGATGAGGACCTCTCCAGATGCTCATTTTTCCATGGCTTGGAGCAATCTGTACCATCTTTGGGTCCCAATTCTGTGTTTCTCCACATGCTTCCACCTTCAAATTTGACAGTAGAATTCAATCCATCTGTACTTTCTACACCTTCATGAATCATATGAGCAGCACCAACCGCTGATCGACGGCTAGGCAGAGGTTTAGAGTGATTATGTGTACCCTTGTAGATAATCTCTGCAATTTGTCCATCATGAGAGCGTTCCACCTTCTTCTTCATTTGACAACTTGGGTGTGTGCACTTATAGTAACTCCGGGGATACTCACTACCTTTCACAAGCTTTTGCCCATACTTCCGCCAATTGTAACCATCTTCCGAAGGTCTACCAATTATGGTCTGGGGAACTGGGCCTTTTTGTTCCCTTTCCTCGAGCTGCATCTCAGTATCAGCATCTTGCTTCTGCTCTGCATCATCTGCAGATATAATCCCTTCAGATGTAAAACCATTTTGAACAACTCGTAAGGGCTCAACATATTTTACATCATCTAGAACATTATTAGATGCTGCTGACTCGGGTAGAGAAAGTTGCACAAGCTCTCTTGTCCTAGTAGACATTGGTACAGCCTGTGCCCAAAGCTGGGCCAGGGCCTGAGCTTGAAAATGACCTTGAGCCTGCACCTGCTGTTGATTTTCAGGTTGACCATAAGCTTGAGCATGGGCCTTGTTTTCAGCAGAAACATCACTTTGAGCTTGAACCTGGGTTTGAGTTGGAGCACCAGCATGAATGTAAGTCTCATTTTGAGCTTTTGCATAAGGTTGAACCTGACCCTGAGCATGGGAGAGAGACTGCGACTGAGCCAGACACTGAGCCTGACACTGAGAGTTATCAAAACGGGATTGGGACTCTGCCTGAACTTGAAATCCAGCTAAAGCTTGTTGTTGACCAGGGCAAAAAGCAGCCTTTACAGAATAAAAAACATAGTTAACATTGTAATACTATTAAAAAATGCTTCATCTTAAAAGCCAGATCAATAATTAAATTGTAATGCTTCAAACTGATGCCAACTCTTGGGCAATTGGGATAAAAATTAAAGGAATAAAATTATAGTCACACAATTAAAATACTTAAATTCTACTCCCATGTGTCATTTGCACTGTCACACAGAGAGATATTGACAATGTTAGTAATCTAATCCGCTCCTTTCCTGCTTATTCTAGCTTACAATCACACCACTATCTCATTATCTTAGATAAGCCCAAAAGTGCCAGGTTTTTCATGTGCTCTTTTGGCTTGTATTATATTTGGCTGGCGCCTAATACTTACTAAAGACATGTACAAATAAAGAGGAGCATGCAAATGCTTCATtaccaaaatgaaaatgaaaatatgtTCATCTATCGCCCACTAAACATTATCATGACAACTGCCTATATTATTCCTGTAGAAAAGTGCCATGAAAATGAAAATATGTTCATCTATCGCCCACTAAACATTATCATGACAACTGCCTATATTATTCCTGTAGAAAAGTGCCATGCATCCAATACATCTACCCAGCCGAGTTACATACAAATAAGGTAAGTATTCAATTTCTTTCCTGGGACATTACAAACTGCATAGGATAAATAACTTCTATgtcaaaatgaaaacaaatttgGAAATCCATCTGATGATTTCCAACTAGACCAGAGAATGGAAAGAAATGCAATCCTTCTTTTACATGAGTTAATTAAGAAGATAAAACTGAGATGGAGCGGGAAGAAGATAATTACCAAGCCTCCTAAAGGGGAGAGGCACGGAGAAGAACCAGATTTCACATAGGGTTTGAAAGCAAACGAGCCTGAATCACCATTCTCATTACCCTTGTCCTTTAAACCATCCAAACCAGAGTTGGGTGAGGGTACACCACTTTCATAAAATAAAGGAGGCAATGGAAATGTTCCAGTAGTTGGAGACTGCTCTGCCTGCATCGTGCTAAATAAAATTATCAAAAAGAAAGAGAGATTAAATGGTACATATACTGCTACATACAGATGGAGAGATGTAACAAAAGTTGCTAGAATTCCCACAAACCAATAAGGACAAACAAATCCAAGGAAGGCCAcagaaaaaattaaaatacatcCAAATCCTAGAACAATGTACTAATAGTTTTATTACTCTCTTTTTCTGACCatatcaaaacatgacaagcacACACCCAAAAAAGTCGTAAATCTTGGATCATGCAGATTAATTCTATTATTGTTATAAAACAAATTCCTTCTGAGATGGCATATTGAAGCAGAGAAGCTTATTCTATATCATATAACATTTTTCTGCATTTCATAAAAGGCTAAGAGGGATATATTTGGAGCCTTACAATAAAGCATGAAATGAATAGTGATAGACAATAATTTTTAACCATCTATAGGTTTGATAAATCTTTTATAAAAAGATATCAGAAAAATTAATGCTAGGAAAATGTTGTATcccaaaaacatgaaacaaacaaatAATCACATCTGCTCCAATTAACATTCATGAGGATGTTTTTACTATGGAAATCAAGAAAGATGCAATGATTAAAGTCTAGCAACATCATTATCTATCACTAAGAATGCATGAGTGAACTATTATCTTAGCAAAGTTCTTCATACAAGTAAAATGAGAAGTATCCAAGACTTCTAAGAACTTTCTTGGGTAATTAAGGAATCAAGTGACAGATTTGTACGCAAAAAATGTTTTACAATTCAATGGCATGTCTACCAGGTTTATGGATTCACTATAAGTATGATCCACGTCCAGCCTTGGAGTGCTTCATATGGGGCCCATTCATAAACTTTAGAGAAATAAACTTTGGGATGTTAATATAACATTGCTATCACGGATCACCTCAACAAAATAAAAAGATTAATCATTGCCTAGAAGGCTTTAGAAGGCATAGTCCTCATCATATATTGAACAAGGATTTAAAACTTTTGAAATCACAATAACATATAAACATGGTGCCCAAACCAGATCCAGACAATAAAAGCTTGGTTAAATATTTGCATATCCTTTCATGTCCGCATATAGAAATCCATATTGAAGAGATATGGTGAAGTTTGGAATGAAATATGTCAAGGTTTATTGTTTCTTTCCTCCAATGAATGCAATACAGAAAAACACTGATTCAGAAGAAAAATATTTATGAATCAAATGCAATTATATTTGCCATCAGATAAAGAGGGAGCATAAGATACACATTCTATTCACTCAAGTGTGTGGGAGCCTTAACTGTAAATCTCCTGCAGTTAATGAGTATATACACCACTTGTCGTACGGGTTGTAAGGACAATTAGTAGTTCAGCAGTGTACCACCTATGGTGTGAAGTATAGTGGAATGTTACATGCCCGATAGCAGGCAAGGTGATTTTTAATTGTAATTGACAGATAACGTTACTCTTCAGACATAAATGGTTCTCTTCTTTAGTTATTTTAATTTACTTTTTGCAAATAAGTTggatataataattattattattttgttgtatATATTAATACATTAAATCAAAACTTGTGGCATGGAACCAGAACCTTGGTTTATACTGGATTTTCCATAACCAAAAGCAAGCAAGATAGTTCTAATTCCCAAATTAAGGGTTTTTATCATCCATTCATTATTTGGTGTACTCTTTTCATGTTAAGGATTTACGTACCATGCTATTTACTTTTTGCATATAAGTTACTTTTAATgatcattatgttttatttatttatacaaTGTATCCAAACTTCCAACATGGAAGCACAGCTTGGTTAAAGCTTCTGTTGGAAACTTGTTTGAAACCGATTTACAAGATTCCATGTTTGGTTTCTTGTAGTCACATTGAAAAGGGGCATAAGATTCATGTTCTATGTAGCCAAATGTATGAGAGAATTATGCTAAAAACTCCTCCAGTTACTTGAGAAATATGCACCGCTTATTGTCAGGTTAGTAAGGGCATTTGGTAGTCGACCATTATATCAACTATGGAGTGAAGCATAACGAAGTCTTTCATGCCGATGAGTAGGTGAGGTGATTTTCAATTcctattttaatgatttttatcACCCATTCTTATCTTTATTTTGCCCTTCAAATGTAAATGATTTACTCACCATATTATTTACAGTTTTCCCATATATGTTTCATTTAATGATTATTTTATTGTAGATATTTATACATTAAATATAAACTTTCAATATGGAAACACACAACATGTAACCTGAAGCTTGGTTTTATGCTTCATAGTGGAGTTTTTTATGCCCAAAAGCAGGGAAAGTGATTTTAAAATTCCCATTTTTTAAGGGTTTTTTGTCACCCACTGATATCTTGGGGTGGCCTCTCCTGTGAAAGATTACTTGCCATGGTATTTACTTTTCACATAAATTTCTAATTTAATGATCATGTTATTGTATctatttccacattaaatctaatcTCCAACATGGAACAAGAGCCTTAGTTAAAGCTTCTGTTAGAACCTTTTTTGAGATTCCCCACTGTGTTTCCAGGAATCACTTTAGGAACATGAAAATTTCCAGGTTTTAGAAAGATAACTCACGTGGAATGATTATGTACCATTCCAAGAATATCCAACCTGACATTCagacaatatttattaaattttggaACTTAAATTTGTGAAAAAACATATGTTAAAATACTCATGTTTGATAGACACGTGGATTTCCAACATGTTGTTAGGTACTATCACCTATTTACTAGATGCTGCTCTATATTTTGATGCCTGTGAAGTTGTGAACAACATTTAGTATGAAATAAAAAAGAATTGTTCTTTGGTTGATGTTTCTAGTATTTTTCTAACGTTTAAATTCGAAGTTTTTCCAAGGTAAAGGATATTATCCCAGCTCTTCAGCAACATTAAAGCAATGCCAAGCACAAACCTGGCTACTGTGATGAAGACTTCAAACTTAAAATTGAACCATATctaatttttttcccaaaatgCAAAGAATTGCAACTGGTAACAAACTCCATGAGCAGAACCGACCTCAGATAAACTTTTAATCCTTTTCCTGGCTAGAAGAAATTAGATCCACAGTAAAATTTGTTCCAAACCACAAGAAGACATAACATCCTCAGTCAGAACTGTTGTCAAACTGTGCTCTAATATCAAGATGAAGTTCCCCCAATCTTAATGGCCCGCTTTTGCAGCAACCtcacaatatcatcaaggagagtTGCAACATCCTGGGTGATTTTGTGAAGATAGCTTAACCCTCACCCATTGGGCAACTACCTTGAAGGCAGAGCCTAGAAGGGAACATAAGATCAGCCTTCCCATCCATTATTGAATATTTACCAACATAGAGTTATAATTGAACTTTCTAGAACTACAAGTAGTTTTATAAAGCAATCCATGACAAACCAAAATAGATAAGATTTCATCTTTTTTAATATAAAATCTATGTCACGGGATTTACTGAATTCAGTTGAAAAAATAATAGGGCCGGGccgaataaaaaataatgaaaataaaaaataaaataaaatatgatagtatttcaaatttcaataTATGAGGCTGAATATAAAAATCACCAAGAAATATGGATGCATAAATGTTAGAAGAAAAAATTGTTCTAAATTTATTAAAAAGACAAATTAAATTCAGGATTTTGCATTTTTTCTATTAAAAATGCCTTAGTCTGCAAAAATATATTATTTGCTTCATTTTCATGTTTTGCCATGGTTGTCTACACTCTACACAGGTGTTTGCCCTttcatcatcacattttgtgaAGGTTTTCAGTGCCCTTTCTTGTGAGTGCTGTATTCTTCATGATTGATCTCCGTTTTGCCCTTCTGCGCCCTTTTTCACTGATCTATCCGAAAGTTGAGAGAATAGGAATGGCAGGAGATGGGTAGAGAATGAATTGGAACAGCAAAGAGGAACAACTCACTTAGGTGAGCTTCTTGGCTCCTTCTCATCCCACTGAACCAAAGAAGAGAGTAGCTTCACCCTAAGGCTTGGTTTGGCTTGGTCTATAGGGGAATATGTGTGTTTTGGGGAAGCAATCCTGCTGAAAGGGTGCAATGGAGTTTGACTGCTAGGGGTGGGTTTCCAGGTGTGTGTGTGAGAGAAACTCAATTTTCTTTACTTTTCTAACTGCCTGCTCGGTGTATGACATAGATACTAATCTGCTGGCCCTCCCTACCTACAACCAGAGACTTGTGACTAGACTCACCCCCTACTGACACTACGCAAAACAAATCTAAGCATACAGCCAGCACATCAGGCTGAGGATTTGTTCTTGTGGGCAGGGGTtagtttatttatatttatttaatttattattttagaaataacatattatattaaattttaatatttttatacttaatataatatatttgaactccaatatttataaattaaatatatttatatttaaatcttAATAATTTAAAGATTTGTATTATTTGAGTTTAATCACAAATTTGTTCTTGATTTATCAGTGAAAAATTTGTTCTGAATTTTATCTTTGAAGAACTCGATCACAAACACAAACCTTGTGTGATAATATAAACCACTAGATAAACTGAATACACAACTGAAACCGAAATGGGCACATCTTGAAGTTTTCAGAATCACAAATGATTCTATTTATCTAAATCCAATTTGGTTTCCTTGTTTCTAACTCATAACAATCCTATCAATCTGCCCATCAGATGAAATATGAACTAAGATGGGATTTCTTTAGTTTCCCCGACCCCAAGTCAATCTCTCAATATAACCCCTGACTGAAACTGAAGTGAGGTGGGGGTTCCAGTAAGCTTAGCAAAACTGAATTAAGTTgagcatttattaatttttttgagaTCATTAGCTAGCCTATGATACCGTTGTTATTTGATTTCTTTTGTTTTACTCGTCAGAATATGATATATCGCCTAAAAAATGAAGACCATAGCTAACATGGGAGTGTGTGTGATGTGTCCATCTGCTCAGCTGCTGACTCAGAGTAAACTAAGGTGAATATTTCCCAGAATTTTCAGCAGAAATCCTATTATCTAATTCTCCTTTGATTACATCTTTCCCAATATTTAACAAGCCTAACAAATTCTGACAGCATTAACAGTGAGATTTCCTTTCTATCTGTTCATAACCATTCTAGCTATCAAAACCACCATGGATGCTGAAAATCGAAAAACATATAAGATGATAGTCATCGGAGAAAAAAGAAACACAATCAAACAGCTGAGTGCAAAGGATATAGCTGAAACGGATGTGGGTGTAATTATCCGTCATCTCAACCCCTAACAGGAACTAAACTAAATTGGATATTTCATAAGCTTTGCAGAATCATATGGCCTTCTGTAATCCGATTCTTGATTAATTTCCTTTATTATACTCGTAAAAACAAAATCTACCAGCACAGAACAGAAGCCGTGTCTGGCACGGGGGTGTGTCCGTGTATCGAAACATGCTCACATAGAAAATTACTCCATACCTGAGAGTTGGAAAGCAGAACAGGAGAATCCAACAGAGTAGTAGGGCTGAGACCAGGTGGAATGGTCAAATAAGGAGATCTTACTCCGCTTGGCGAAGAAAGAGCAGAAACAGACTTAAACCGAGCGGTATTTAATCTCGGGGTATTAAACCCTCCCCTAGCAGCCAATCTCTCTGACAATCCCCCCTTAGAAGCCGGTTTTGGCGCCTGTCCAAAATCCCCCAAGCCAGTTGATCCAGAATTAATGGTAGCTATACTCACAGCAGCATTAGTCGTAAAGATATTATCACTAGAAACATTAAATGGGTCGACTTGATTGATGCTCTTGTTTCTGCAATTAAGGCTTGACGGTGACGATGGTTTCAATTTCTGCTCCTGGATCATTGGCGAATCCATTGACAGCAGCTGTGAAAACGGGCGAGGATTGAAGTCCTCCCCCAAATACGCCGAAAACAGCGCTGTAGGACTGTGCATTGGACCCCAATCAAAAAAACTCATCTTGTTATTATCTTCACTCCCCGCCATTACCCAGTAATTTCAGCTCTTCGCATGCCAATTAAACACAAAATGGGTTTCAATGGGTATCCCTGAATTCGAATCCGTCTGAGAATCTATCCCCACTAATGCATacatatgtaattttaaaaacgtACATGCACCGAGGGAACCTCCAAACCCCAGAAAAATCCCAACTGGGTGCCTGGAAATCCGAAGTGGGTCTTCCAAAAACCGAAATGGGTTGCCCCCAAACGTGCCTGGACGAGAATTAGAACTCAGAATGGGTGCGGTATCATCCTTGCATGATGCGGCTTCTCTTCAATGACGTATATACATTGTATATCCCCCCTCTTCTCCATGCTTGGGCCGTGGGTGGGTGAGTATATATGTGGATA encodes:
- the LOC131050420 gene encoding probable WRKY transcription factor 4, which codes for MAGSEDNNKMSFFDWGPMHSPTALFSAYLGEDFNPRPFSQLLSMDSPMIQEQKLKPSSPSSLNCRNKSINQVDPFNVSSDNIFTTNAAVSIATINSGSTGLGDFGQAPKPASKGGLSERLAARGGFNTPRLNTARFKSVSALSSPSGVRSPYLTIPPGLSPTTLLDSPVLLSNSQAEQSPTTGTFPLPPLFYESGVPSPNSGLDGLKDKGNENGDSGSFAFKPYVKSGSSPCLSPLGGLAAFCPGQQQALAGFQVQAESQSRFDNSQCQAQCLAQSQSLSHAQGQVQPYAKAQNETYIHAGAPTQTQVQAQSDVSAENKAHAQAYGQPENQQQVQAQGHFQAQALAQLWAQAVPMSTRTRELVQLSLPESAASNNVLDDVKYVEPLRVVQNGFTSEGIISADDAEQKQDADTEMQLEEREQKGPVPQTIIGRPSEDGYNWRKYGQKLVKGSEYPRSYYKCTHPSCQMKKKVERSHDGQIAEIIYKGTHNHSKPLPSRRSAVGAAHMIHEGVESTDGLNSTVKFEGGSMWRNTELGPKDGTDCSKPWKNEHLERSSSTSVVTDLSDPSSAQVQSSSQLESLGTPEPSSTLASDDEGEDEGTNGSKSLGDNADEDESDSKRRKKENNAADIIAASRAIREPRVVVQTTSEIDILDDGYRWRKYGQKVVKGNPNPRSYYKCTNAGCPVRKHVERASHDLKAVITTYEGKHNHDVPAARNSNHDNVTKGNSNGASASAMQANVPSSMATMQRSIPQVQNIVAQFDGNLDSRSEFGKHTFYGKVTDESLRLQEKNAATLDLRMGAGMNFRMFGLDSNLCDKQQIAGGRHTLPMQMHVPSNHGLPGFERHTGKQMMPIQSYFGQATESDMRLLRPKEEAIDDSSFRNPLSIHHTPNSSLYQQIMGRLQMGP